A single window of Aythya fuligula isolate bAytFul2 chromosome Z, bAytFul2.pri, whole genome shotgun sequence DNA harbors:
- the FUT10 gene encoding alpha-(1,3)-fucosyltransferase 10 isoform X1: MIRTRRKKLWASCFCFAAAFFLVVTFQVVTELSDSENKAAVVSSLHSGPLKPEERRDLQFKNELDSNFRTESDANHYPILLWWSPLTGDTGRLGQCGEDVCFFTINKTYQHNQMTRAFLFYGTDFSIDSLPLPRKDHHDWALFHEESPKNNYKLFHEPTITLFNHTATFSRHSHLPLTTQYLEGVEVLKSLRHMIPLQMKNSLRKQLAPLVYVQSDCNPPSDRDSYVRELMCHIEVDSYGECLHNRDLPQHLRNPAAMDDRNFFKILAQYKFILAFENAICEDYITEKLWRPLKLGVVPVYFGSPSIVDWLPSNKSAILVSSFSHPRELAHYIKTLDKNDQEYEAFLEWKLKGDISNPRLLTAMKERKWGVQDITQDNYIDTFECMVCNRVWENIRREEKGWLPQRWSAQVNHLSCPKPEAFSFLSSNPGRNSLQEMWIASFEQSKKEAWALRQLVERNRNFTSQEFWMLVFKE, translated from the exons ATGATCAGGACGAGGAGGAAGAAACTGTGGGCAtcttgtttctgctttgcagccGCCTTTTTCCTCGTGGTGACATTCCAG GTTGTCACTGAACTGAGCGATTCAGAGAATAAGGCGGCAGTAGTCTCCAGTTTACACAGTGGTCCACTGAAGCCTGAGGAGAGACGTGATCTCCAGTTTAAGAACGAACTTGACAGCAACTTCAGGACAGAGTCTGATGCAAACCATTACCCCATCCTGCTCTGGTGGTCTCCCCTGACTGGAGATACAGGGAGACTGGGTCAATGTGGAGAGGATGTTTGCTTCTTTACTATCAACAAGACCTACCAGCACAATCAGATGACAAGAGCTTTTCTGTTCTATG GCACTGACTTCAGTATAGACAGCCTACCACTCCCTCGAAAAGACCACCATGACTGGGCCCTTTTCCATGAAGAGTCAccaaaaaacaactacaaactCTTCCACGAACCAACTATCACCTTATTCAACCACACCGCGACCTTCAGCCGTCATTCTCACCTACCGCTGACCACTCAGTACCTTGAGGGTGTGGAGGTCCTCAAGTCCTTGAGGCACATGATCCCACTGCAAATGAAGAACAGCCTGAGGAAGCAGCTTGCACCACTCGTGTACGTGCAGTCTGACTGCAACCCTCCTTCTGACCGGGACAGCTACGTGCGTGAGCTGATGTGCCACATCGAAGTCGACTCTTATGGGGAATGTCTGCACAACAGAGACCTTCCCCAGCATCTCAGAAATCCAGCTGCCATGGATGACAGGaacttctttaaaatactgGCACAATACAAGTTCATTCTTGCGTTTGAAAATGCTATCTGTGAAGATTACATCACTGAAAAGCTCTGGCGGCCACTGAAGCTGGGAGTGGTACCAGTGTACTTTGGGTCTCCCAGCATTGTAGACTGGCTTCCCAGCAACAAGAGCGCAATCTTGGTATCTAGTTTTTCACACCCTAGGGAGCTGGCCCACTATATCAAAACACTAGACAAAAATGATCAAGAATATGAGGCCTTCCTGGAATGGAAACTGAAAGGTGACATTTCCAATCCAAGGCTGCTTACAGCGATGAAGGAGCGCAAATGGGGAGTGCAAGATATCACCCAGGACAATTACATTGACACATTTGAGTGCATGGTGTGTAACAGAGTGTGGGAAAACAtcaggagggaagaaaag GGATGGCTACCTCAGAGGTGGAGTGCTCAGGTTAACCATCTGAGCTGCCCCAAACCCGAGGCTTTCTCATTCTTATCTTCCAACCC